A single genomic interval of Coccidioides posadasii str. Silveira chromosome 1, complete sequence harbors:
- the GEM1 gene encoding ERMES complex Ca(2+)-binding regulatory GTPase gem1 (EggNog:ENOG410PH4W~COG:V~TransMembrane:1 (o604-625i)~BUSCO:3288at33183), which translates to MGTVRICVCGDEGTGKSSLITSLVKGVFVTNKIQPVLPQVTIPPTIGTPESVTTTTIVDTSALPQERSNLAKELRKSNVILLVYSDHYSYERVALFWLPYFRSLGVNVPVVLCSNKSDLTTEGVDQQTVEDEMLPIMTEFKEIDSCIRSSAREHRNVNEAFFLCQKAVTYPIAPLFDSKEAVLKPAAVNALQRIFYLCDKDHNGYLSDKEIDDFQIKCFGKPLNDDDLEHIKETIRRTYPQSVTPLGIDSQGFLHLNKLYVEKGRHETVWIILRAFQYTDNLSLQEDFLHPRLEVPPFASAELSPAGYRFFVDLFLLCDKDNDGGLNDAELASLFAPTPGFPSSWTDDSFPSSTVRNEAGHVTLQGWLAQWSMTTFTSPKTTLEYLAYLGFESTDRSNPSTTAALKITKPRKRRRRPGRVGRNVVLCHVLGAAGSGKSALLDAFLSRGFSPTYRPTIQPRTAVNTVELPGGRQCYLLLDELGELEPAILENRTKLLDQCDVIAYTYDSSDPDSFAYIPKLRAKYPHLEELPSVFIALKADLDRTTQRAECQPDEYTSRLNMPGPPLHVSVRWNSIQELFVHIAEAAMEPSTAFPRSEEDVEGKWMAWGIAIGAIVCAGAAAVVIWRRVAGSAS; encoded by the exons ATGGGCACTG TGCGAATATGTGTCTGCGGTGACGAAGGGACCGGAAAGTCCAGCTTGATAACTTCTCTCGTCAAGGGCGTTTTCGTAACAAACAAGATACAACCAGTGCTTCCTCAGGTAACGATTCCACCGACAATCGGCACGCCCGAAAGTGtaaccaccaccaccatcgTCGATACCTCAGCGTTACCACAGGAAAGAAGCAACCTTGCAAAGGAACTCCGGAAATCCAACGTGATCCTGTTGGTCTATTCGGATCATTACAGCTATGAAAGGGTGGCTTTGTTTTGGCTGCCGTACTTTCGATCCCTGGGCGTCAATGTTCCAGTCGTGCTATGTTCCAATAAGTCGGACCTGACAACGGAGGGAGTGGATCAGCAGACGGTCGAGGATGAAATGTTGCCGATAATGACAGAGTTCAAGGAGATCGACTCTtgcatacggagtagtgcCAGAGAACATCGAAATGTGAATGAGGCTTTCTTCCTCTGTCAAAAAGCTGTCACCTACCCTATAGCTCCTCTCTTCGACTCAAAAGAGGCCGTGCTGAAACCAGCGGCCGTGAATGCACTCCAGCGTATTTTCTACCTGTGCGACAAAGACCACAACGGCTATCTGAGCGATAAAGAAATTGATGATTTCCAGATAAAGTGCTTTGGGAAGCCGCTGAACGACGATGACCTCGAGCATATCAAAGAAACGATACGAAGGACATACCCGCAGTCGGTGACTCCGTTGGGAATAGATTCTCAAGGATTTTTGCATCTTAACAAGTTATACGTGGAAAAAGGCCGCCATGAAACTGTCTGGATTATACTCAGGGCGTTTCAATACACCGATAATTTGTCACTCCAAGAAGATTTTCTACATCCACGCCTTGAAGTTCCCCCCTTCGCTTCGGCGGAACTCTCGCCTGCCGGCTATCGGTTTTTTGTGGATTTATTTTTACTCTGTGACAAGGATAACGACGGAGGCTTGAACGATGCGGAGCTCGCCTCACTATTTGCTCCTACTCCTGGCTTTCCAAGCTCGTGGACCGATGATTCCTTTCCGTCGTCTACCGTGCGCAACGAAGCTGGCCATGTGACTCTTCAGGGATGGCTGGCTCAATGGAGCATGACCACATTTACGTCCCCAAAAACTACGCTTGAGTATCTTGCGTACCTCGGCTTTGAATCTACCGACCGTAGCAACCCCTCAACCACGGCGGCACTGAAGATTACCAAACCACGGAAACGGCGACGGCGTCCTGGACGAGTTGGACGTAATGTCGTTCTATGTCATGTTTTAGGTGCGGCGGGATCGGGAAAATCTGCCCTGCTCGACGCATTCCTCTCACGAGGCTTCAGTCCGACTTATCGCCCTACAATCCAGCCCCGAACGGCTGTGAACACGGTAGAGCTTCCAGGCGGACGACAGTGCTACTTACTTTTGGATGAGCTTGGTGAGCTGGAGCCGGCGATACTAGAGAATAGAACAAAACTGCTGGACCAATGCGATGTCATCGCATATACATATGATTCGTCCGACCCTGATTCCTTTGCTTATATTCCGAAATTACGCGCGAAATACCCACACCTCGAAGAGCTTCCGAGCGTTTTCATTGCGTTGAAGGCCGACCTGGACCGTACGACACAGCGTGCGGAATGTCAGCCCGATGAATACACCAGCCGGCTGAACATGCCCGGGCCTCCGTTACACGTCAGCGTAAGGTGGAATTCGATCCAGGAACTATTCGTTCACATTGCAGAGGCAGCCATGGAGCCGAGTACCGCATTCCCAAGGTCGGAAGAGGATGTAGAAGGAAAATGGATGGCTTGGGGTATCGCTATTGGAGCGATTGTTTGTGCTGGAGCAGCGGCTGTTGTCATTTGGCGACGTGTGGCGGGGAGCGCCAGTTGA
- a CDS encoding uncharacterized protein (EggNog:ENOG410PIS0~COG:K~BUSCO:3245at33183) — MMFFLPPPPPRYSTPLSYTAGVANGLPVSLIETTNSLTHPEGGCPLQVGEGTYELRDDVHLATPPPHPSEPLPTNQNPLVTAPSPPTSGVKVSPVIIAPRNNTPDLFRANTLESTQSDLRIIRESEHEGARSSEASNSNCLSSATAPAFGEGTLALTISQGRDAPGVKRRKPKSSIVKSTSTFISRVITSDHALKRLAERSPDGLYIFANINRAFHWLDFSAKNKQDPLAKILFMKAHMLSHDVNVVTKSVSHLDVIMGSSTGDIIWYEPMSQKYARINKNASINGSPVMHIKWIPGSENLFLAAHSDGCLMVYDKEKEDAPFSPEEPKGSSDSINKKAASRPALKILKSVNSQSQRANPVACWKISNHRINDFAFSPDRRHLAIVVEDGTLMIMDYLEERLLDVFTSYYGGIICVCWSPDGKYIVTGGQDDLVSIWSFTERKIVARCQGHNSWVSCVAFDPWRCDERNYRFGSVGDDRQLLLWDFSAAMLHRPKALQATARQRNSIAASSRTRTDNNRAGRVRSNSTQTDSQPGRVDAGVTYHPVEPRAFTAQLPPILSKVIGEDRVAWIGFLEDSIMTSSHEGHIRTWDRPNEKISKENAEASTPEVD; from the exons ATGATGTT CTTTTtgcctcctccccctccgCGCTATTCTACACCTCTCTCTTACACCGCTGGAGTTGCAAATGGACTTCCTGTTTCCTTGATTGAGACAACCAACTCCCTCACACATCCTGAGGGCGGGTGTCCCTTACAGGTTGGTGAAG GAACCTACGAACTCCGAGATGACGTTCACCTTGCGACCCCACCTCCACATCCCTCCGAGCCGCTTCCAACTAATCAAAATCCTCTGGTTACCGCTCCCTCACCGCCTACGTCCGGTGTGAAGGTCTCTCCTGTCATAATCGCGCCGCGCAACAACACTCCGGATCTGTTTCGAGCAAATACTTTAGAAAGTACGCAGTCGGATCTCAGAATTATCAGAGAAAGCGAGCATGAAGGTGCGCGCTCGTCAGAAGCCAGTAACAGCAACTGTCTTTCCAGCGCTACTGCTCCGGCGTTTGGAGAAGGCACGCTGGCCCTTACAATCTCGCAAGGAAGGGATGCGCCTGGTGTGAAACGCCGAAAGCCGAAAAGCAGTATCGTCAAAAGCACCTCGACCTTCATTTCCCGCGTGATCACGAGTGACCATGCGCTGAAAAGGCTGGCAGAGAGGAGCCCAGATGGGCTTTACATTTTTGCAAATATCAACCGGGCTTTTCACTGGTTGGATTTTAGTGCTAAAAACAAGCAAGATCCACTCGCAAAGATACTATTTATGAAGGCTCATATGCTTTCTCATGATGTAAATGTGGTCACAAAGAGCGTCTCTCACCTAGATGTTATAATGGGCTCTTCTACGGGTGACATTATCTGGTATGAGCCAATGTCGCAAAAATATGCTCGTATCAACAAAAACGCAAGCATCAATGGCTCCCCTGTGATGCATATCAAATGGATTCCAGGTTCTGAAAACCTCTTCTTAGCTGCGCACTCCGATGGCTGTCTGATGGTCTATGacaaggagaaggaggatgCGCCGTTTTCTCCAGAGGAACCCAAGGGGAGTTCGGATTCCATTAACAAGAAGGCCGCTTCTAGACCAGCGTTAAAGATTTTGAAATCTGTCAATTCACAAAGTCAAAGGGCAAACCCGGTCGCATGCTGGAAGATATCGAATCACCGCATTAATGACTTCGCCTTTTCCCCCGACCGTCGTCACCTTGCCATCGTTGTGGAGGACGGTACTTTAATGATTATGGATTATTTAGAAGAGCG ATTGCTGGATGTCTTCACGAGTTATTACGGGGGTATCATTTGCGTTTGCTGGTCGCCTGACGGGAAGTACATCGTCACTGGAGGTCAAGACGACCTTGTCTCCATTTGGTCGTTTACAGAGCGTAAAATAGTTGCTCGCTGTCAAGGTCATAACTCTTGGGTATCCTGTGTAGCTTTCGATCCTTGGCGTTGTGATGAGAGAAATTACCGCTTTGGAAGCGTGGGAGACGACCGTCAACTTCTCCTATGGGATTTCAGCGCGGCTATGCTCCATCGCCCGAAGGCG CTGCAAGCTACTGCTCGTCAACGAAACAGCATTGCTGCAAGCAGCCGTACTCGAACGGACAATAACCGCGCAGGACGTGTGAGGTCAAATTCGACTCAGACTGATAGTCAACCGGGTAGAGTAGATGCCGGGGTCACGTATCACCCTGTTGAACCACGCGCATTTACTGCACAGTTACCTCCTATTTTG TCTAAGGTCATCGGTGAGGACCGAGTAGCTTGGATAGGCTTTTTGGAGGACTCCATTATGACGTCCTCACATGAAG GACACATTCGAACCTGGGATCGCCCTAATGAAAAAATCAGCAAGGAGAATGCTGAGGCAAGCACCCCAGAAGTCGATTGA
- a CDS encoding uncharacterized protein (EggNog:ENOG410PGXT~COG:S~BUSCO:4457at33183) codes for MALSFFGHANHAKYFDIRLDDDYIVFRGSPDEAASAHLKGTLVLCLSEPLTIKHLKLQLVGVSRIGWTMVTGSLTGTRKQGKEQVVFEKTWKFRDAGKGKTEIMPADNYEYPFDVILPGSLPESVEGLQDSWITYRLKAEIGRKYAKDIHARKPLRIIRTLDPNALELIHAISVENIWPNKLEYCLSVPNKAVIFGTSVTVNFRLVPLLKGLKIGTVLSQFIETHELAIPSDDPSQHRKTSKTSRTIFSDSLEVDSERDLQVLDEEVEGYKFSKTWDMPKTLRKCLQDTDANGIRIRHKLKFRVQLQNPDGHTSELRATLPIHVFISPNLRIDEHNNVINGSRDTARAIDLYFSQQAPPLYGEHQFDLLYGDLDPNGYFTPADYSGVTSPFGSRSRNMSAENLATLPGRRPEDLCAQALHSRLADLHVNGSGPTTPPPEALDTTGDELHRRSFTNTDRLPSIMSELDAASPEGSGRSSEEGHVPSGAATPHPQIREVEDLCRVPSYSTALRSSAKTFYDGTLPDYHAATASGATPPRRVHPTHSRRTSRLFGLLETPVRSNFSLHNRSTSRGDSDTENQLRIIQARGRN; via the exons ATGGCTCTCAGCTTCTTTGGCCATGCGAACCATGCCAAATACTTCGATATCAG GCTTGATGATGACTACATCGTCTTCCGTGGAAGCCCGGATGAGGCTGCCAGTGCGCACCTCAAGGGTACGTTGGTCCTGTGTCTGTCGGAACCATTGACGATCAAACACCTAAAGCTACAGCTGGTGGGTGTCTCCCGTATCGG GTGGACTATGGTGACCGGATCGCTCACTGGGACGAGAAAACAAGGGAAAGAGCAAGTGGTGTTTGAAAAGACCTGGAAATTCCGAGATGCTGGTAAAGGGAAGACAGAGATCATGCCCGCAGACAACTATGAATACCCGTTCGATGTCATCCTGCCAGGATCGCTTCCGGAAAGCGTTGAAGGTTTGCAAGATTCGTGGATCACCTATCGTTTGAAGGCAGAAATTGGGCGAAAATATGCAAAGGATATCCATGCAAGAAAGCCCCTGCGCATCATTCGCACGCTGGATCCAAATGCACTAGAATTGATACATGCCATA TCCGTTGAGAACATATGGCCGAATAAACTCGAATATTGTCTATCCGTGCCAAACAAGGCTGTTATATTCGGCACTAGTGTTACCGTAAATTTTCGGCTCGTCCCACTCCTTAAAGGCCTAAAGATTGGTACCGTTCTGTCTCAATTCATCGAGACTCATGAACTTGCCATACCTAGCGATGATCCCTCACAACACCGGAAGACCTCAAAAACATCCAGGACTATCTTTTCTGACTCTTTAGAGGTAGATTCTGAAAGAGACTTGCAGGTTTTGGACGAAGAAGTTGAAGGATATAAATTCTCCAAAACCTGGGATATGCCCAAGACCTTACGCAAATGTTTGCAAGATACAGATGCAAACGGAATCAGGATCAGACATAAGCTGAAATTCAGAGTCCAACTTCAAAACCCCGATGGACATACTTCAGAG CTTCGCGCAACTCTCCCGATTCACGTCTTTATTTCCCCGAATCTTCGAATAGATGAGCATAATAACGTGATCAACGGGAGTCGGGACACTGCGCGCGCTATCGATCTCTATTTCTCCCAACAAGCACCTCCGCTGTACGGCGAACATCAGTTTGACCTCCTTTACGGCGACTTAGATCCGAATGGCTATTTCACCCCTGCTGATTACAGTGGTGTGACTTCACCGTTTGGCTCGCGAAGCAGAAATATGTCTGCTGAAAATCTTGCAACCCTACCAGGACGTCGGCCAGAAGATCTTTGTGCGCAAGCACTGCATAGTCGATTAGCTGATCTCCATGTCAACGGATCGGGCCCTACAACACCGCCACCCGAAGCCCTCGATACCACGGGAGATGAGCTCCATCGGCGATCCTTTACTAATACGGATCGTCTTCCTTCGATAATGAGCGAACTTGATGCTGCGTCGCCCGAGGGTTCAGGACGTTCGTCGGAAGAAGGCCATGTTCCATCCGGCGCTGCCACACCTCACCCACAAATCAGAGAAGTAGAGGACCTATGTCGCGTGCCTAGTTATTCCACGGCTCTTCGATCCAGCGCGAAGACATTTTACGATGGGACACTCCCGGATTATCATGCAGCTACTGCGTCTGGAGCGACTCCTCCACGAAGAGTTCACCCAACGCATTCTCGAAGAACTAGTCGGCTCTTTGGGCTTCTCGAGACACCGGTTCGATCCAACTTTTCGCTTCATAATCGGAGTACGAGCCGTGGTGATTCGGACACAGAAAATCAACTTCGGATAATACAAGCGCGTGGTAGAAATTAA
- a CDS encoding uncharacterized protein (EggNog:ENOG410PI3A~COG:T~BUSCO:10611at33183) — MAGLPHRSGTVKTTTTMGSSDDEVIGDSDLGGTTSILVERLRAWKHMVGYLENYVSTTQKVQKAQSKEFEKILKTVSEPLREAHHFVQGEGGVAGLFESLRVNTRGIADMYLETEKSLKSTVLPILEKLHGEIKAKSKELHNGATKAAKQVAKARTTTQKHIELLGQYTAAFDSATKSKQEALNDPYILSRGVVYRLNKQIIEENNNLKELLAIQNSFQQFEAHILETVQDALNRFFQCMGAQSDRQRAMYADMVSTGQQIPTDFEWANFFEKNDASLINPNTPPRSMSNITFPNQEHRSTKPLVEGTIQRKSRAVMKGYSDGYYVVTPAGFLHGFKDNDDLRHDPQPDISLYLPDCTIGNFDGLKFSVKGKDVSGGKVGNAFHMTSELHFKTHSKNQIDEWASALSSFVGSSSAGGSQPTSPTVQRSASTPRSPTATESAVMPPLAESKPVDEKADPAAAPAQKQEDGIVAVDKGEKSA, encoded by the exons ATGGCAGGCCTTCCTCATCGTTCAGGGACGGTGAAGACCACCACGACGATGGGCTCGAGTGATGACGAGGTCATTGGGGACTCTGATTTGGGCGGT ACAACCTCCATCCTAGTCGAGAGATTACGAGCATGGAAACACATGGTCGGATATCTCGAAAATTATGTCAGCACGACGCAAAAGGTGCAAAAGGCGCAATCCAAGGAATTCGAGAAGATCTTGAAG ACTGTTTCCGAACCCCTAAGGGAAGCGCATCACTTTGTTCAGGGTGAAGGTGGAGTAGCTGGGTTGTTTGAAAGCTTACGGGTCAACACTCGG GGCATTGCGGACATGTACCTCGAAACCGAGAAGAGCCTCAAGTCTACTGTCCTCCCGATTCTCGAAAAACTACACGGCGAGATAAAAGCCAAATCCAAAGAACTCCATAATGGAGCTACTAAGGCTGCGAAGCAGGTCGCCAAGGCGCGCACGACTACCCAGAAGCATATCGAACTTCTCGGGCAATATACTGCGGCCTTCGATTCCGCGACAAAATCAAAACAGGAGGCCTTGAATGACCCGTACATCCTGTCGCGCGGGGTGGTATACCGCCTGAACAAACAAATCATCGAAGAGAATAATAATTTGAAAGAGCTCCTCGCCATACAGAACTCTTTCCAACAATTCGAGGCGCACATCCTGGAAACAGTGCAGGATGCGCTCAATCGGTTCTTCCAATGTATGGGTGCCCAGTCCGATCGGCAGCGGGCCATGTACGCCGACATGGTCAGCACAGGACAGCAGATCCCAACGGACTTTGAATGGGCGAACTTCTTTGAGAAAAACGATGCTTCTCTGATCAACCCCAACACTCCGCCGCGCTCTATGTCTAATATCACGTTTCCCAACCAAGAGCACCGCTCGACAAAACCCCTAGTGGAAGGGACGATACAGCGCAAATCTCGTGCCGTCATGAAAGGATATAGTGACGGATATTATGTGGTGACACCAGCAGGCTTCCTTCACGGGTTCAAGGACAATGACGACCTCCGTCACGATCCCCAGCCTGATATCTCTCTCTACCTGCCCGACTGCACCATCGGCAACTTCGATGGGCTCAAATTCTCCGTCAAGGGGAAGGATGTGTCCGGAGGCAAAGTCGGAAACGCCTTCCATATGACCTCTGAACTACACTTCAAGACACATAGCAAGAACCAGATCGATGAATGGGCGAGTGCGCTCTCTAGCTTCGTTGGATCATCCTCGGCCGGCGGCAGCCAGCCAACCAGCCCCACGGTGCAGAGGAGCGCGAGCACCCCGCGGTCCCCGACGGCGACGGAGTCTGCTGTCATGCCACCGTTGGCTGAGAGTAAGCCTGTTGATGAGAAGGCGGATCCTGCGGCGGCGCCCGCGCAGAAGCAAGAAGATGGGATTGTTGCCGTGGATAAGGGGGAGAAATCCGCATAG
- the GLO1 gene encoding Lactoylglutathione lyase (EggNog:ENOG410PHWD~COG:G~BUSCO:9765at33183), with protein sequence MTTDPSTYKLNHTMIRVKDPQKSLEFYKFLGFSQINKLDFEEAKFSLYFLAYDGPESLSGERHWTDRNGVLELTHNYGTENDPNYTVNNGNTEPHRGYGHIAISVDNIELACKRLEDAGYPFQKKLTEGRMRNIAFVKDPDGYWVELIRQTEDEKVSGAVTQTNPKLYRFNHTMLRVKDAEVSLKYYREVMGMELMRELKNEDAKFNLYFLGYPKSNPPARTDALNPVTEWEGVLELTWNYGTEKQEGKVYHDGNSEPQGFGHICVSVDDLDAACARFESLNVNWKKRLTDGRMKNVAFVLDPDGYWIEVIQNEKLKSRSKW encoded by the exons ATGACGACCGATCCATCTACGTATAAGCTGAATC ATACTATGATTCGGGTGAAAGACCCGCAGAAGTCAC TCGAATTCTACAAATTTCTCGGTTTCTCTCAAATCAACAAGCTCGACTTTGAAGAAGCGAAATTTTCGCTATACTTCCTCGCTTACGACGGGCCCGAGTCACTCTCTGGCGAACGGCATTGGACGGACAGGAACGGCGTCCTCGAGCTGACTCACAACTATGGTACCGAAAACGATCCCAATTACACCGTGAACAACGGAAATACCGAACCTCACCGTGGATACGGGCATATCGCTATCTCGGTGGATAATATCGAGCTGGCGTGCAAGAGATTGGAGGATGCGGGATATCCGTTCCAGAAGAAATTGACAGAGGGGAGGATGAGGAACATCGCCTTTGTTAAGGATCCGGATGGGTACTGGGTGGAGCTCATTCGACAGACGGAGGATGAAAAGGTCTCTGGAGCGGTCACACAGACGAATCCAAAATTATATCGGTTCAACCACACCATGCTCAGAGTCAAGGATGCGGAAGTGAGCTTGAAGTACTATCGCGAGGTGATGGGGATGGAGCTGATGAGAGAGCTCAAGAATGAGGATGCAAAGTTTAATTTGTACTTCTTGGGGTATCCGAAATCGAATCCACCAGCCAGAACGGACGCATTGAACCCAGTGACCGAATGGGAGGGAGTGCTGGAACTTACCTGGAATTATGGAACTGAAAAGCAAGAGGGGAAGGTCTACCATGACGGCAATTCGGAACCACAAGGCTTCGGACATATTT GTGTCTCTGTTGACGATCTCGACGCCGCATGTGCTCGTTTCGAGTCTCTTAACGTGAACTGGAAGAAACGCCTCACTGACGGACGAATGAAGAATGTTGCATTCGTTCTCGACCCGGATGGATACTGGATTGAGGTCATTCAGAACGAAAAATTAAAGAGCCGGAGCAAGTGGTGA
- a CDS encoding uncharacterized protein (EggNog:ENOG410PV2G~COG:S~BUSCO:10976at33183) codes for MSNPDGTETDLDHEDNTDDMGSAMLSNIKMLDTSALTDLLEDNLSPPEITSIFIFATNGAVFAHASSLTQRRVRSLCATYGAAYKSYAVSHSNGNLTGINPANHPSSFVTTPSVPLGDVGSIIFELEDHVAVVTKIADKVLLAVVGPTRIDRNTTSSSSNSSSRRAALMSSASSDIERTLRPVDSFPTVHDHLTSSSQEQAGKLASSAPAPGGSLSITQLCSRAGDSSKTTNEDADKSLRAQWEIDRTSDLKRLASLNLSSPPTILLALESKSAALGRFLRNKLADLESPEDF; via the exons ATGAGTAACCCAGATGGTACAGAGACAGACTTGGACCACGAGGATAATACCGACGACATGGGCTCCGCGATGCTGTCTAATATCAAGATGCTGGATACGTCAGCGCTGACGGATCTGCTGGAAGATAATTTGTCTCCCCCTGAGATTACTTCTATATT TATATTCGCCACTAATGGAGCCGTGTTTGCGCATGCCTCTTCTCTTACCCAGCGGCGAGTTAGGAGCCTCTGTGCAACATATGGGGCTGCATACAAATCTTACGCCGTGAGCCACTCAAACGGGAATCTAACTGGTATAAATCCTGCGAACCACCCTTCATCATTCGTGACCACCCCGTCCGTCCCGCTCGGAGATGTCGGCAGCATTATTTTCGAGCTGGAAGACCACGTCGCGGTGGTGACAAAAATCGCAGATAAAGTACTTCTCGCGGTCGTTGGACCAACCCGAATCGACCGCAACACGACGTCATCCTCTTCGAACAGTAGCAGCAGACGCGCCGCCTTGATGAGTTCCGCCTCCAGCGACATTGAACGAACCCTCAGACCCGTCGATTCCTTCCCTACGGTCCACGACCATCTCACTAGCTCATCGCAAGAACAAGCCGGGAAGCTCGCATCATCGGCTCCAGCGCCAGGCGGCTCTCTCTCCATCACCCAACTTTGCTCGCGTGCTGGGGATTCCAGCAAGACCACGAACGAAGATGCTGACAAATCGCTCCGTGCGCAGTGGGAGATTGACAGGACCAGTGACCTGAAAAGGCTGGCTAGTCTAAATCTCAGCTCGCCGCCGACGATTTTACTCGCGTTAGAATCAAAGTCTGCCGCCCTGGGGAGATTCTTGAGGAATAAGCTGGCCGATTTGGAGAGCCCAGAAGACTTTTAG
- a CDS encoding uncharacterized protein (EggNog:ENOG410PID1~COG:C~BUSCO:6747at33183): MVLPAIRVAPTAATRAFNLLRTVQYTHPPSCPCHSNPAHHHHHQPSVSSIAKHVRHMATPIDPSHQKEYAFEMAASSIRFGPGATKEVGMDFKNLGAKRVMVVTDQNVKHLDAMKNAIEGLSKEGIQFTVYDKVRVEPKDYSVKDAIAFAKPYNADAFLAVGGGSVIDTCKLMNLYCVYPEADFLDFVNAPLGKGLPIVRQLKPLIAIPTTAGTGAETTGTAIFDLVDKKAKTGVAHRNMKPTLGICDPLNTRTMPSAVHASSGLDVLCHSLESWTAIPFNQRTPRPTNPINRPAYQGANPISDIFSLQSLKSTVKYLPRAVKDPEDHEAQSQMLLAATLAGVGFGNAGVHLCHGMSYPISGQNPGYKHKGYEVDHDIIPHGVSVAVSAPAVFRFTAASNPDRHLAAAEIFGKDISNVKRESAGEVLGEAIAEFLIGLGDQPRGLKDLGFNNSQIDMLVEGTIPQKRVLDLAPNLSKELEAEKDELRKLFEASMEY; encoded by the exons ATGGTACTCCCCGCGATCCGAGTGGCGCCCACCGCGGCCACCAGGGCCTTCAATCTCCTCCGCACAGTCCAGTACACTCACCCTCCAAGCTGCCCTTGCCATTCGAACCCTGCacatcaccatcaccatcaGCCGTCCGTATCGTCCATAGCCAAACATGTCCGGCACATGGCAACTCCAATTGACCCATCCCATCAGAAAGAATATGCGTTCGAGATGGCCGCGTCCAGCATCCGCTTCGGGCCGGGCGCGACAAAAGAAGTCGGAATGGATTTTAAGAACTTGGGCGCGAAGAGAGTGATGGTGGTTACGGATCAGAATGTTAAACATCTGGATGCAATGAAGAATGCGATTGAAGGATTGAGCAAGGAGGGCATTCAGTTTACGGTGTATGACAAAGTGAGAGTGGAACCAAAGGATTATTC GGTCAAGGATGCTATAGCCTTCGCTAAGCCATATAATGCGGATGCATTTTTAGCCGTTG GTGGCGGGTCCGTCATTGATACTTGCAAGCTCATGAATTTGTATTGCGTCTATCCAGAGGCAGACTTCCTTGACTTTGTCAATGCGCCGCTAGGCAAAGGTCTTCCTATTGTCAGGCAACTCAAACCACTTATTGCGATTCCTACAACTGCCGGGACAGGAGCTGAGACCACAGGGACAGCGATCTTCGATCTTGTGGATAAAAAGGCCAAGACGGGTGTTGCCCACCGGAATATGAAACCAACTCTGGGTATCTGCGATCCTCTGAACACGAGAACCATGCCTTCGGCCGTTCATGCATCTTCTGGGCTTGACGTGCTCTGCCACTCCCTCGAATCGTGGACCGCAATTCCCTTCAACCAGCGCACCCCCCGACCAACAAATCCTATCAACCGCCCAGCCTATCAAGGAGCTAACCCAATCTCAGACATTTTCTCCCTTCAGTCGCTAAAGAGTACGGTAAAATACCTCCCACGGGCCGTCAAGGATCCAGAAGACCACGAAGCTCAAAGCCAAATGCTTCTCGCTGCAACTTTGGCCGGTGTCGGTTTCGGGAATGCCGGCGTACATTTATGCCACGGAATGAGTTATCCTATCTCAGGGCAGAATCCCGGATATAAGCATAAGGGATACGAGGTGGACCACGACATCATCCCGCATGGTGTGTCCGTCGCGGTTTCTGCCCCAGCTGTCTTCCGATTCACTGCCGCGAGCAACCCGGATCGTCACCTGGCCGCTGCTGAGATCTTTGGAAAAGATATCTCAAACGTCAAGCGCGAAAGTGCCGGAGAAGTTCTCGGCGAGGCAATCGCTGAATTCTTGATTGGCCTAGGAGACCAGCCGCGAGGATTGAAGGACCTAGGATTCAATAACTCGCAAATTGACATGTTGGTCGAGGGCACTATACCCCAGAAGCGAGTGCTAGACCTTGCACCAAACCTCAGCAAGGAACTTGAAGCTGAAAAGGACGAATTGCGGAAATTGTTTGAAGCGTCGATGGAGTACTAG